ATATTATGATGTAAATTAAAGCTATTTAATATCTTTTATTTTATAGCGATTTATAGCCTTTCTATACATTTCATGTGTTTTTCCGTCAATACAGTTTGTTTCGTATAAAAAATTCACTTCTTGAACGAGTAAGTCTATGGTTTCAAATTCTTTTTTAAAGATATTTCTCTTGATTCCTGAATTTGTTTGTTCTAAACAAATGTAATTGCCATCTCTTTTTTTAGCAACACCGTTGTGTAAGAAGATTGAGAGTTAATGTAGGATGTCAAGCAAATAGTTAACAATACAACACTACTTATTACTTGAGTTAAGTGTATAGGGCGAATAAGTGCTATATGTGAACTTATAACGTCTTATAAATTTTCGAATGAAACATTAAATAACGAAACTGAAAGTGAATACATAAAAAGGTTTACAAGATTCAATATTTCTCCAACTATAAATGGAATAAACGAAGTATTTTCAATCTCTATTTTGGTTCCGATTAAGCATAGAGTGGTCAAATAGGAGAAAAATATTATTTCAATTAAGCTGTTTAAAGCTAAATTTGCTCTGTTTCGTTTAGTTAAGTTTGATTTTTTATCAATTTCTTTATCATGAAGGTCTGTATAAAAGGAATAACATATTTCCACAGATCGCATTAAAAGTCGTATAAAAATTAATACGAACATAAGGTCCAAGAAATTTTGAAAAACTGATAAAGGCAAGACTTCCCAAACAACTACAAGTGATTTTGTTATTAAATAAGCAATCAGAAAAACTATGAGTGTCCAAACAGCTATATACAAATTATCTTTATTTCTATTGGATATGTAATTTGCTCGAGCATCTTTCATCTGCTCTACTGGGAGAACACAGTTTGATATTAACTTATTAAACTCAGAAATATCTTGTTTTTTCGAAATGTATTCTAAAAATGTGAGGAGATTTTTACTTTCGGTCAGTGACCCAGAATTTTTAAGAAGATAATAGTTTATGTCACTTTCAGATCGATACATATACAATTCTTTAGGATTAAAGGGAAAGATGAAAATACACTTGTATACATGTATACAAATGGAGAAAAGTTTGATACGTTGAACTTACAAATAAAAAAGGAGGCACTAAAATGACCAATCAGCTTGATCTCTCACAGCAAGAAGCGATTGTTGTGACGTTCGGAAACTTTAAAGGCGGCACGGGAAAGACGACAAATAGTACGATGCTCGCTTATGCACTGGCCAAGAAAGGCTATCGTGTGTTGCTCTGTGACCAAGATCCGCAGGCGAACGCTACTACCTTGTTCTTGAAGACAAAGGCTGCACGAGAAGATGATTACATAACCTTCGAAAAGACATTGATGGCAGCAATGCAAGAAGGCGATTTAAGTAGCATCGTCACAGAAGTTACGGACAATCTGTTCCTACTACCTTCATTCAGTGATTTCGCGCAGTACCCGAAGTTTCTTGAGAAAAAGTTTGAGAAAGAAGTGGACCGAGTGACGTATCTGTCTACTTTACTTGAACCTCTGAAGAGCGAGTTCGATTTCATTTTTGTGGACGTTCCTCCGACTATCTCCATCTATACTGACTCTGCCCTCTATGCCTCTGATTTCGTTGTCGTTGTACTTCAGACACAGGAACGAAGCTTGCAGGGAGCCGAGGTGTTTACACAGTACCTGCAGACATTGCTGGATGACTATGGTGCTGATTTTGATATTCTTGGAATCCTACCGGTTCTTCTCAAAAATGGTGCAGCCGTAGATATGGCA
This region of Exiguobacterium marinum DSM 16307 genomic DNA includes:
- a CDS encoding ParA family protein; this encodes MTNQLDLSQQEAIVVTFGNFKGGTGKTTNSTMLAYALAKKGYRVLLCDQDPQANATTLFLKTKAAREDDYITFEKTLMAAMQEGDLSSIVTEVTDNLFLLPSFSDFAQYPKFLEKKFEKEVDRVTYLSTLLEPLKSEFDFIFVDVPPTISIYTDSALYASDFVVVVLQTQERSLQGAEVFTQYLQTLLDDYGADFDILGILPVLLKNGAAVDMATLENAKNVFGSHNLFEGVIKNMERLKRYDITGIVEEDMHDKRVMETYAKVAEEFLNRLEAEMNYVEQG